The Pelagibacterium halotolerans B2 genome has a segment encoding these proteins:
- a CDS encoding LysR family transcriptional regulator has protein sequence MIITLRHLYYMSLVARTGSFRSAAEAAGVSQPVISDQIAAIESHYGVKLFERRQAGARPSTLGWDYIQSADRILCEFERMEERVKSGAEGHYGTLSVGYYKSLANGALRAAFRSMIRYYPDVRLLPVVAGLDDLERVVRNGALDLAVLATEAGGYDDLRLLPLWSDRVVAALPEHHPLTERDHLYWTDLLGEKFLFSRHDPGPDLADMLTAKLASPGRRPEIDIMEVNREDVLNFVGIGAGVSLQCESAIVPGIGVAFREVREGTMVSRVGYSACWREDNDNPALNVFLEILRNGSRHELDG, from the coding sequence ATGATCATAACTCTCCGCCATCTTTACTATATGAGCCTCGTTGCCCGGACCGGGAGTTTTCGCAGCGCAGCCGAAGCTGCGGGGGTAAGCCAGCCCGTTATCTCCGACCAAATAGCCGCCATCGAGAGTCACTATGGCGTCAAGCTGTTCGAGCGCCGTCAGGCCGGCGCCCGCCCCTCGACGCTCGGCTGGGACTACATACAATCGGCCGACCGCATCCTGTGCGAGTTCGAAAGGATGGAGGAACGAGTGAAGTCGGGCGCTGAGGGACACTACGGTACCCTGTCGGTCGGGTACTACAAATCCCTGGCGAACGGCGCCCTGCGTGCCGCGTTCAGGTCCATGATCCGGTACTACCCAGACGTCCGCCTCCTGCCGGTCGTCGCAGGTCTCGACGATCTGGAGCGCGTGGTGCGCAATGGCGCCCTCGATCTCGCGGTTTTGGCGACCGAAGCGGGCGGCTATGATGATCTTCGGCTCCTGCCGCTCTGGTCCGACCGTGTAGTGGCGGCATTGCCGGAGCACCATCCGCTCACCGAGAGAGACCACCTCTACTGGACCGATCTCCTCGGTGAGAAGTTCCTGTTCAGCCGCCACGATCCAGGTCCCGATCTCGCCGACATGCTGACCGCCAAGTTGGCGTCGCCTGGCAGGCGTCCCGAAATCGACATCATGGAGGTCAATCGCGAGGATGTGTTGAACTTCGTCGGTATAGGCGCCGGGGTCAGCCTGCAATGCGAGTCCGCGATTGTTCCCGGAATCGGCGTTGCGTTCCGCGAGGTACGGGAGGGGACAATGGTCTCGCGCGTCGGTTATTCCGCCTGCTGGCGCGAGGACAACGACAATCCGGCTCTCAATGTCTTTCTCGAAATCCTGCGCAATGGCAGCC
- a CDS encoding conjugal transfer protein TraG, whose product MSGTKILWGQLIAVFGIVLIFLWAGTQWVAFRLGFQAQLGEPWFDIWGLPVYMPPALLWWWYLFDAYAPGIFFEGGLIAAAGGIVAICIAVLMSVWRAREAENAETFGSARWAKPEDVKAARLLNPDGVVLGQYRHDYLRHDGPEHILCFAPTRSGKGVGLVIPTLLTWPGSAIVHDIKGENWTLTAGFRAGFGRVLMFDPTNPISAAYNPLLEVRRGEWEVRDVQNIADILVDPEGSMEKRNHWEKTSHSLLVGAILHVLYAERDKTLAGVASFLSDPRRPIESTLAAMMTTPHLSKGKVHPVVASAARELLNKSDNERSGVLSTAMSFLGLYRDPIVAKVTSTCDWRIADLASGEQPATLYLVVPPSDIARTKPLIRLILNQIGRRLTEDLSGVAERQRLLLLLDEFPALGRLDFFESALAFMAGYSIKAFLIAQSLNQIEKAYGANNAILDNCHVRVSFATNDERTAKRVSDALGTATEMRAMKNYAGHRLAPWLGHLMVSRSETARPLLTPGEIMQLPPDEEIVMLAGTPPIRARKAKYYADERLMARVLPAPNSVLDTRAEKPHDWLAQSLAPATDGISTV is encoded by the coding sequence GTGTCAGGCACCAAGATCCTTTGGGGGCAGCTCATTGCCGTTTTTGGCATTGTGCTCATATTTCTTTGGGCCGGTACCCAATGGGTGGCGTTCCGTCTGGGTTTCCAGGCACAACTGGGTGAGCCGTGGTTCGATATCTGGGGTTTGCCGGTCTACATGCCGCCCGCCTTGCTCTGGTGGTGGTATCTCTTCGATGCCTATGCGCCCGGCATCTTCTTCGAGGGTGGGTTGATCGCCGCAGCAGGCGGCATCGTCGCAATCTGTATAGCCGTGTTAATGTCGGTCTGGCGCGCCAGAGAGGCCGAGAATGCCGAAACCTTCGGCTCCGCGCGCTGGGCAAAACCCGAAGATGTTAAGGCTGCGCGCCTACTCAACCCCGATGGTGTCGTGCTGGGCCAGTACCGACACGACTACCTCCGGCACGACGGGCCGGAGCATATTCTCTGCTTTGCGCCGACGCGGAGCGGAAAAGGGGTGGGGCTTGTGATCCCCACCCTGTTGACCTGGCCCGGCTCTGCCATCGTGCACGATATCAAAGGGGAAAATTGGACGCTGACCGCGGGTTTCCGCGCTGGGTTCGGACGTGTTCTGATGTTCGATCCAACCAATCCCATCTCGGCCGCATACAATCCATTGCTGGAAGTGCGGCGCGGGGAATGGGAAGTCCGCGACGTCCAGAACATAGCGGATATTCTGGTCGATCCCGAAGGCAGCATGGAGAAAAGAAACCACTGGGAAAAGACAAGCCATTCGTTGCTGGTTGGTGCCATCCTGCATGTGCTCTACGCGGAACGTGACAAGACATTGGCGGGGGTGGCGTCCTTTCTGTCCGATCCACGGCGGCCCATCGAATCCACTTTAGCCGCCATGATGACGACACCCCATCTTAGCAAGGGCAAAGTGCACCCGGTCGTCGCTAGTGCTGCGCGAGAGTTGCTCAACAAATCCGACAACGAGCGCTCAGGGGTCTTGAGCACGGCCATGAGCTTTCTCGGGCTCTATCGCGATCCCATTGTCGCAAAGGTCACTTCGACCTGCGACTGGCGCATAGCCGATCTGGCTTCTGGCGAACAGCCAGCCACGCTCTATCTGGTTGTGCCTCCCTCGGATATCGCTCGCACCAAGCCTCTAATCCGACTCATTCTCAACCAGATTGGTCGGCGATTGACCGAGGACCTGTCTGGGGTAGCGGAACGTCAACGGCTGCTCTTGCTGTTAGATGAATTTCCGGCGCTGGGGCGGCTCGATTTTTTTGAAAGCGCGCTCGCCTTTATGGCGGGGTATTCGATCAAGGCGTTCCTGATCGCTCAGAGCCTCAATCAAATAGAAAAGGCCTATGGTGCAAACAACGCCATTCTCGACAATTGCCACGTTAGGGTTAGCTTCGCGACCAACGATGAGCGCACTGCCAAGAGGGTTTCCGACGCGCTAGGCACGGCCACAGAGATGCGGGCAATGAAAAACTATGCCGGACATCGCCTGGCACCCTGGTTGGGCCATCTGATGGTATCCCGCTCGGAAACCGCGCGGCCTCTGCTTACGCCGGGGGAGATCATGCAACTCCCTCCCGACGAAGAAATCGTCATGTTGGCCGGCACACCCCCGATACGCGCGCGCAAGGCAAAGTACTACGCCGACGAGCGTTTGATGGCCCGCGTGCTGCCGGCGCCCAATTCGGTGCTCGATACCAGAGCAGAGAAACCGCATGATTGGTTGGCTCAATCCCTGGCTCCTGCGACGGACGGTATAAGCACGGTATAA